TGTCTAAGCAAAAAATTCAGCCTGCATTAGTAATTGGAATGCCCATTGGCTTTAGCCATGCTCCCGCAGCCAAGCGACAACTGATGCAACAAGGGATACCTTATATTACAGTTGCAGGGACTTTAGGAGGTGGCGCATTAGCTGCAACTGCCCTCAATGCCTTGGTTGAGTCACTAATTGATAAGCCAGATTGTCATTGTTATCTCAAATGAGTATAGAAAAAGAATTGTTTTGACGTAGCACTGCTACGTCTCTACAAGGGTTATGGGTAACGCATATTTAATTTCTGGAGATGTCTATTTAAGACAGTCTCAATGAAACGAGTTTCAAAAACATTGCATGGAAATGGTCTAGGAACTGGAATTTTTACTCAGCACGGGCTAAACCTTAGCTATCTGCTAACATAACTCAGCACCAGCACTACTGAAAATAATATTGTTAAATAATATTGAATTTGTTACACTTTACCAGTTTTAGTAATTCAATAATTCATAACTGTGGCCGTAAGCTACCAACTTGGTATAAGTTGCAATATAACTTAGAAAAATTTATAGTAAACAGACTTTGGCAATTAGAGTATAAATTATCATGCTATACAAACTACAGCGAAGTATAAAAAAGTACAAGTACTTTGAAGTAATGAGAACTAAAGATAACTCAGATGTATAATTAGCGCGTCTCCTCCATAATTCCTAACAAGATCGCGATTTAGGAATGACAGGCTTTCTATTTTTTACTTTAATTAAGGGCATATGTGGCAACAAGAAAAAAAAGATACTTCGATAGTCAGGCTGGCATTATGGGTTGCCTTAGCTACAACCCCGATGGCAGCAACTCTGGTTTTATCAGCGCCAATGGTGGCACAATCTACATCGGAAGCGACCTCTTTCCCACTGCCAACAACAGTGCAAAATGGCTCAAAAGTAAGGATTGATGGTTCTGGTAGCTTGAGTGCAATCAACCAAAGTCTGAAAAAAAGTTTTGAAAAACAGTTTGTTGGCACAAAGGTTGAAGTTGCTGCTAATGGTACTAGTACGGCACTGAAAAATTTGCTAGATGGCAAAATCGACATAGTAGCAATGGGGCGCGGCTTGACACCAGCCGAAAAAGCCCAAGGACTAGAACAAGTTCGCTTGCGCCGTGAGAAGATTGCGATCGTGGTTAGCGCAGATAATCCTTTCAAAGGAAGCTTGACTAGTAAACAATTCGCCCGGATTTTCCGGGGACAAATTACCAATTGGTCACAACTGGGAGGGCCTTCAGAGAAGATTCGGTTAATCGATCACCCGAACACAAGTGAAACTCGCAATACTTTTCGTACTTATCCAGCCTTCAAAACTGGTGAATTTGCGACAGGGTCCAATGCTACCCAGCTAACTGAGGATAATACCGCAGAAATCATCAAACAACTGGGCAAAGACGGTATCAGCTATGTGTTAGCTAATCAGGTATCGAAGTTGAAAGGTGTGCGAGTTCTGCAATTACATCAAGCCTTACCAGAAGATGCGAAATATCCCTTCTCGCAACCTTTAGTCTACGTTTACAAAAAAAATCCCGGCTTAACTATAGTTGATTTTCTCGGCTATACTCTGGCTCCCCCAGGACAGCAGGCTATAGAACAAGCTAGAGTTTCTGAAGCAGAGGCGATCGCAGCCAGAGTATTACAACCTGCTGCTTTTACAGCTTTACCCAATGCCCAGACAACACCAGCAGCTACGCCTTCCCCTAGTGCCACTACTTCTGTATTTGCCCAAAAGCCCTTTGTAGCGGCTCCAGCACAAAATAGTCCAATTGTAAACAAAGAAACACCCTTGTGGTTGCTGCTACCTTTGTTTTTTGTAACCGCAGCTGGAGGATTATTCTGGTGGATTTTGGGGAGACGCCCATCCCCTACAGACAAAACAGATAACTCGCCAGAATCAAATCCTCATTTACCGAACACAGAAAATGGAGAAGCGGCGGTGCTAAATGCCAGCACAACTTCCTCCCTGAATGGAACGATACTTGAGGAACAGCCAGTGTCGCACTTTCAAGAGCAAGAAACCCCTGATCGCACTCCTTTCAACATCTATGCTCAAACACAATCTGACCTGACCCAGAATGCTACTCAGGGGACATCAAACTTAGTCCAAGAGGCAACTAATGGAACCTCAAACCTCTACGACGGCACATCAAACAAAACTAATGGATCGGAAAATAACAACTTTGGAGCCGCAGCTTTAGGCGGTGGTGCGGCTCTGGCAACAGGTATCGGGGCAGCTACCTGGTCTACCTTTAACAACAAAGACACGGAAACAGACTCTATCAATGAGACAATTGAACTAAATAATTATACGGAGACAAATCATCATGAATCTGATGAAATTGAATGGGACATAGAAGCCCCAGCAGCCGTAGTAAATACTCCATATCCTCACCTGGCTAATATTCCAGAAAATACTTCTGATGTGGAACTGCCTTCATCAGAGGTGACAGCCCCACTCCCAGAATTACCAAATCTGCCAGCAGTAACATCTGATTTTGGATATTGGGACACAGCAATTGAAGATCAAGCAGATGAGGAACTTCAAGCAGAGTTGAACTGGCTAGAGAGTATCACCTCAACTGAAGATACAGCCCCAGTAGATGAATTGCCCTTACCAGAGTCTAGCGAAGCGATAGCCGATGTAGAACCATCAGCGACACAAACATCTTCACTGTTAAATTTACCAGAAATACCAGAAGCAGATGCCTTTAACGTGGTGGCGGATGCGGCCGAACCCACTATCGATTTACCAGAAGAAACATCTCCAGCAGTCGATTCTGCTGGGGAAAATGTTGCAGAAACGAACTCCACAGATTTTGCCGCAGCTGCGGCTTTAGCAGCAGGCGTAGGGGTTGGAACCTGGGCTAGTACTTTGGCATCAGATGGCCAAGCCGAAATTGATACTCCGGTTGACAATGAGCCAATTGCCGCCGAAACAGCTATTGGTTTGGTAGATGCAGATGACGAGAGCAGTATTGTGCTGACCCCACATACTTATACATTGGCTCATGTCTCTTGGCAGATTTCTGAAGCTAAGAAAGCCTCGCTACAACAACAGGGAGGCTCTCAATTGGTAGTGCGGCTTTACGATGTGACTGGCATTGACCTAAGTTATCAAAGTCTCAACCTTGTAAAGCAGTATGAATCTGAAGAGACAGTATACGAAGGACTGGTGGATATTCCTGTCACCGATCGCGATTACATAGCTGAAATTGGCTATATCGCTTATGGCGAGTACTGGTTACTCATTGCCCGTTCCGCAGTTCTTCGAGTCTTCAATCCGATCCATCCAGATCCCATCGTTGCTGATGTGCCGATTCCTGATGAAACAGATATTGGCGTGGTAAATGTAGACGTAGATGAAGAGAGCAGTATTGTCCTCACACCCCGCACTCACCAATGGGCTGATGTCTCTTGGGAAATATCCGAAACCAAAAAAGCAGCACTGCAACAACAGGGCGGCTCTCAATTGGTAGTGCGGCTTTATGATGTGACTGGAATAGACTTGAGTTATCAAAATCCTCAGTTTGTCCAGCAGTATGAATGTGAAGAGACAGCACAGGATCGCTTTGTAGAAATTCCCATCAGCGATCGCGATTACATAGCTGAAATTGGCTATGTCGCTGATGGCGATGTCTGGTTATTCATTGCTCGTTCTGCGATCGTTCGTGTTTTCAATCCTGTCCATCCAGATCCCACAACAGATTCTACAGTTTCTCCAGTTGAAAATGTCGCCTTAACAAGCGAAACAGCTATTGGTTGGGCAAATGTAGAAGCAGCAATCCCTGAAGAAGAGATCCCTGAAGAAGAGAGCAGTATTGTCCTCACACCCCGCACTCCCAAATGGGCTTATGTCTCTTGGCACATTTCCAAGACTCAAGCTGAAGCGCTGCAACAACAGGGTGGTTCACAACTGGTAGTGCGACTCTACGATGTAACTGGCATTGACTTGAGTTATCAAAGTCCCCAGTTGATACAGCAGTATGAATCTGAAGAGGTAGCACGCGATCGCTTTGTGGCTATTCCCGTGAGCGATCGCGATTATATGGTTGAAATTGGCTATATTGCTAATGGCGATCTTTGGTTACTCATCGCCCGTTCAGCTAACGTTCGGGTCTTCAGTCGTCCCCACGGAGATTTCTGGTTTGTCGCCGATGCCGAGTTGATTATTCACGGAGCAACCCAACCAAATACAACCGTAAACATTGGCGGTCATAACATCAAAATCAAACCCGATGGTACTTTCCACTTACGTCTCCCCTTTTCAGATGGTTTAATGGACTATCTGATCACGGTAGCTGCTGATGGAGAATCCACAAGAACTATTCATAAGAAGTTCTCTCAGGAAACTTCCGAAAGCTAAGATTACCGTGATTTATCCCCTCTCAACCTACACACTTTCCCCTTTGAGTTAGGTGTGGTGAGAGGGGATTTTATATATAGCGGTTTTCAAATGGATAGAATACACTACTCTAATCCCTAATTCCCTAGTCTTTCAGTTGGGAAAATCGGAAATTCTCGATTGCAGAGCTAAAAAGATTACAAACTATGCCTGATAACTATGAGCTTATTGGTAATAGGCAAGTTTCCATTGAACAAATTGGAAATTCAGTGCCTCCGCAACTTGGGCGTATCTTAGCTCTTAGTATTTTAGAACAAATAATTAAATTTAAATTACCTTTCCCTATAAGTTACTTACCTGAGAATAAAAAACTAGGTTTTCGGCAGAGAAAAAGAAAGTTAACGGAAATTTATGCTCAAAAAGCTAAATCTGCAATTACAGATTTACGTCAAGCTGGAAAAATCTTATCTATACCTCGTTTGAAATACGAAGACAAAGGAAAAATGATCAGATTTTTATCTGCTGATTTTTCTTGGAAAACAGAACAAAATTCTGAAGGTGTAAAAATTTATATATCCTACGATTTGAATGATTCATGCTGGCTGTTCACAGCAGGTATCAATGATAATTGCGAAGAAGAAGATCAATTTGTGATAGATATTAATCCGTCTTACGGTCATGATGAATGGGTTTTGGGAACGTCTTTAGTTAAGCTTTGTGCGAAAGCTATTGATACACAGTTATATACATCTCTTTGGAAAGCTTTTGAGGAAAAGTTAACTGAAGCTACAGGAAAAGCAGATTTAGTTCAGTTATCTGGATATTACCAATACAATGCCCGAATTAGTGGAATAATAACTTTTCATCCTCAGTTAAATGTTAAACCACTTTGGCGTGTAATCCAATGTGTAACAAGGTGTATTGGTACTGCTGCCCAACTTTCAGCTACAGAGCTTGCAGAACGATGGGGTGTGAAAGCAGAAGATGTCTTCTCCTATCTTCAATCTCTACGAACTATGGGCTACGAAGTTAGAAATCACAACACAAACCCACAAATTCCCAAAGGTAAGTATTTGATTCCTTACGCTTTTCCTACACTAAATCCTAAAAGCGTGCAACTTCGCAAAAGTCTATAAACAGATCATGAATGAACTACACCTGAGAGTCTATATAAACAGAAGTGAGTTGGTCTTACCTGATGGAACAATTCAATACTTTCAAGAAGGAGTAATGAATCAAGCTGCAAAGATATGGTACCAGAAAATAGCGGTAGAACTATCTACAGGTTACTTGGAAAGACAGATTTTATTTTGCAAAGATTATTCATCGGAACTTAATTTCTTGGTTTTGAACCAAGAACATAAATATCTTTTAGATAGGCTTGTACAGTTAGTGACTGCCGGTGTTGGTAAAGCATTACTAGCTTTGTCAATTCTCCAGTTGTGCGTGAAGGCAATTGAGCCAGAGCAGAGTATTAGGTTACACAAAGGCAGTAGTAGGGCTACAAAAGACTTTTCTTGGTGTGATGGTATTTCTATGCGTACTCTCGATACGCAATACATTACACCTGTGTTAAGAAAACATGAACTACTAAACTTGAATGCGGATGGTTTCATGATGACACGCAGTTTAGCAGAAAATTACCCATATTCATCTGTATATAAAGCCAACATGAGAGGCGCACGTTCTGAGTGGGTAAGTCTTGTTGAGGCAATTGAGAAAGACGAAGTAGTTTCTGAAGTAGCACTGCGTTATCTTCTTTCGCAACTACTGAATCAAGCAGATAACTTTAGAAGATTAGCTTTACAAACTATTGAGGATCTGACCTTATTTCTAGGAGCAACAGTTATTGATAAAGGCATTTCATTAAGTCTCATACTGCGTCACATTAATCAATCTGATTATGCGGCTCGTTTAATGGAGATAGCTATGCATAGCTTAATGCAGGCTATGCAAGAACACCAAGTTTTTCCCGACAGTTTGCTAAAACCACTTTCACAAATGCGTTCAGCTAATAAGAAGCATGGCAACATTGGTGATATTGAACTTTTAGAGGATAGGCAAATTGTGGAAGCTTGGGATGCCAAGTATGGTAAGTCATACTTTCGAGATGAGATTGAGGAATTATCAGAAAAATTGGAAGTACATCCCGCCGTTAGAAAGGCTGGTTTCGTTACAAGTCTTGAAGTTGAACGAATTGATGAACTGATGCCTAGATGTAATGAAATTGAAGAAATATTTGGGATATCCCTGGAAATAGTTACTTTTAAAGAATGGGTAGAGCTACAATTTGCTCGTACATTAGCAGAAGAGACAACAACTGAGCAAGAACTTGCTTCTGCTTGGCTCATAGCTTACACAGAATCTTTAGCGCAGCGACGTAGGGAAATTGTCCCAATTGATGAGCCATGTTATCAATGGCTGCTTAAATTAAACGAGACTTTGACAATTAAATAGCTAAATTCTACTGATCGCTGTAACAACTATAATGTCATTCCCCTCCAACCAGATTCTCTCCTTTTAGGAGGAAATGGAGAGAGGGGATTTAGTCTATTTTTTGACTGCAAAAATCTTCTCAATTACATCTTCTACTACCTTATCTGGCGTAGAAGCACCAGAAGTAATTCCCACAGAAATTTCTCCCTTTGGCAACCAGTTTTCTGTAGTTATTAACTGCCCATTTAATTGTCGATGTTCAATGGAATTTCCTGAT
This Nostoc sp. C052 DNA region includes the following protein-coding sequences:
- a CDS encoding DUF4912 domain-containing protein — translated: MWQQEKKDTSIVRLALWVALATTPMAATLVLSAPMVAQSTSEATSFPLPTTVQNGSKVRIDGSGSLSAINQSLKKSFEKQFVGTKVEVAANGTSTALKNLLDGKIDIVAMGRGLTPAEKAQGLEQVRLRREKIAIVVSADNPFKGSLTSKQFARIFRGQITNWSQLGGPSEKIRLIDHPNTSETRNTFRTYPAFKTGEFATGSNATQLTEDNTAEIIKQLGKDGISYVLANQVSKLKGVRVLQLHQALPEDAKYPFSQPLVYVYKKNPGLTIVDFLGYTLAPPGQQAIEQARVSEAEAIAARVLQPAAFTALPNAQTTPAATPSPSATTSVFAQKPFVAAPAQNSPIVNKETPLWLLLPLFFVTAAGGLFWWILGRRPSPTDKTDNSPESNPHLPNTENGEAAVLNASTTSSLNGTILEEQPVSHFQEQETPDRTPFNIYAQTQSDLTQNATQGTSNLVQEATNGTSNLYDGTSNKTNGSENNNFGAAALGGGAALATGIGAATWSTFNNKDTETDSINETIELNNYTETNHHESDEIEWDIEAPAAVVNTPYPHLANIPENTSDVELPSSEVTAPLPELPNLPAVTSDFGYWDTAIEDQADEELQAELNWLESITSTEDTAPVDELPLPESSEAIADVEPSATQTSSLLNLPEIPEADAFNVVADAAEPTIDLPEETSPAVDSAGENVAETNSTDFAAAAALAAGVGVGTWASTLASDGQAEIDTPVDNEPIAAETAIGLVDADDESSIVLTPHTYTLAHVSWQISEAKKASLQQQGGSQLVVRLYDVTGIDLSYQSLNLVKQYESEETVYEGLVDIPVTDRDYIAEIGYIAYGEYWLLIARSAVLRVFNPIHPDPIVADVPIPDETDIGVVNVDVDEESSIVLTPRTHQWADVSWEISETKKAALQQQGGSQLVVRLYDVTGIDLSYQNPQFVQQYECEETAQDRFVEIPISDRDYIAEIGYVADGDVWLFIARSAIVRVFNPVHPDPTTDSTVSPVENVALTSETAIGWANVEAAIPEEEIPEEESSIVLTPRTPKWAYVSWHISKTQAEALQQQGGSQLVVRLYDVTGIDLSYQSPQLIQQYESEEVARDRFVAIPVSDRDYMVEIGYIANGDLWLLIARSANVRVFSRPHGDFWFVADAELIIHGATQPNTTVNIGGHNIKIKPDGTFHLRLPFSDGLMDYLITVAADGESTRTIHKKFSQETSES